AATGATGACTTTCAAACAGGATTTTAAAGCAGCTTCTTCAACATAAGTCCAATGTCATTTCTTGATAGTCACTAACACAACTCTACAACCAGTTTTGTGTAAAACTAACATGTCCCAACATTTAGGTCAGGATGCCAGCTCCCTCCAAACCCCACTTTTTGCTGGAGCTTTTCTTTAAAGCAAATTAAAGCAGGAAAAATCCAAACGTGATTCATCAAATAAAGACTGCTATTGTTGGATCATCAATTTGAATGTAGCCTAAATAAGCTCAATAAGAACATAAACTTAGCCACTTCTGGCTTCTGTGAATAAGGGACTTTTAATTTGTTTAGCTTTATAGACTGATAGCCTTTTaacaagatgtgaaaaaaagaaaaaaaaattgtgatagaGTTTcatatatcttttattttttattcagtcATGCTATGAGTTTGTCCCTGTTTTAAGAGGCATTGCAGTTCAAATAGTAGGACAACACTGGAATACCACCCTATCTCGTAATCCTCTCACTTGTCTGCAGTAGTTGACATCAGTGACTAAGGTGGACTCAGATGCAACAGGATGTTTCAATTCCTCAATACTCTGCAGCAgtattttcatttgtttgcttTGATTTTTGTGTAATTGACCTTTTGATAAGAGCACATCCCGAGCTGCAAAGCTTGCATTTACTGCCACCTAGTGATTAAACATTACACATAGCTGCAGCACACGTGTTGTATTGTAGTTTATGTTGGCTGTGTTCAGAAATGCGCCACTATTAGAAGTAGTGTTGAAACTTAAAAAAGGACAAGACAGGAGAGGATAAAAGTGTGTTTGCACTTCACTATGGCCAgtattcacttttattttgtagacaAGCACTTTTATCAAGAACACCTTTGTGGCATCACTCGTCTCTTGTGTGAACGTACATATTTTATAATACGGATTTGAAGCCTCTATAAGCAATAACACAAAGTGTTAGAAGCGTATGAGGCTCCCTTAAAGAACTATGATAGAGCAGATATTCATAGATGATCAAAAAATTAGATAATCCTTAATAGTTCTGATAGAAACTCAAACcacagttaaaacaaatgtattgaaCTTTTTAGAAACGGTTGTTAAATAAATCTGCAGCACTGAAAATACATGTTCTTAGTCCATTGAAAAGTGCATCAAGCTTTCCTGTGTGGGTGTTTTGGTTTTCAGAGTCACAGTAATGGATGCATGCCAACAGCTTTACAGATACTTACACTGTACTTTGCAAGGATGAAAGTCTGAAGATATCAATGAATAAAAAGATCTGTGTTAATAAGTCTGTTCCTTTTTGACAATAAATAAGTGATTATTAAAtgactctctttctctttgattATTATATGATCCACCTTTGACCCTAAACTTGTCCAATGTTACACATTCTAAAAGTATCCAGCAGGTGTTAACCTACATTGCAATCAGAGATAAACACACTTAAGAAGTTAATCTGTCTTGGTAGTATTTGGCAGCCCTGCCTTCCTGTTATACTCGGGTATGTCTATTAcctcaaaaacacaaatgtcttTGGTAGCAGCTAGATGCAGAGAGGAATCCAACAGCTTTATGACTGCAGAGAAAGGAGGGCGGTCTTTGAAGCACCACATCCAACAGTACTTCATCAGATCATATCTAAAAGCACACAAAAAGAATTCAAaacacattaataaataaataaataaacaggttGACAGTTGTAACTTTCTCAGCGTATGAGCCAGATTAAAGATGGGCATACCCTCTTCAATGTTTGGGCCGTTACATTTGAAGCTACAGCAAGTAGCTAGTAAGCTAGTTAGCTTACACACCGACTTAAAAAAGCAGAGGAAAAAGGATGATGAAGGTAACAACAGGTGTTGGAAGGGACATTTGAAGTATTTACACAAAGGTTTTGGTAAATAAATTATAAGTTATCTTTATAAAAGGCTTTAAAGTGGATATATGCTAAAACtcagtttctgtctgtctcctgtTCTTCATGTTAAATACAACACCTGTGTTGActgaaataaatctaaaaaaaacaattttctcCCCCTTTGATACTGTTGACCTTATAAATCTCGGGGTAGCtggttagctttagcttcatctgactgcatatGAATGGTGTGAACACATGGACTTAATGCCCTGCAGGCCTCAATCCAGAAGGTGCAATGTAGCCTACTATGCTGCGTGAGAAACCACTGCAATGCTTtatcaaaagtgtttttttatttcagactcTTGGGATGTGTTTTTTGCTTTCGGGATTAATCTCGCAGCCCTACTGCCTTGCTATGTGTCCCTCTTTCTTACAAGTGTACTCACAAAGGTCCTCCACAGCTCACTGGTCTCTTCATTCGATAAGACCCCTGCAGTTTTGGAAGCACAGACAGAGGATCCAGCTCAGGGTATGGAGGAGAACCTGGGATAGAAACAACAACGTTTTGAATGTTACACAGGACTCTAAATTGTAACATGTACTGcagaaacatgttcatttactgatgttttaaaatgtttgatcatGTTTTATTGAACATGCAGATTTACCTAAGGTAAGTAGTTCATACAGTAAGATTCCAAATGACCACCTATGGGGGAAAGGACAATGTGACCCATTTTGAATAACGTTTGTAAAATGCATTAGTCACGCAAAAGCTAAAAGAGATGACATTGTTGACAAAGCAACATTTTCTAGTTCTGTCAGCTTTTCATTTTCTCAGACATAACTCTGCCCTTACACGTCGCCCCTGTCAATGCTGAGCTGCATCGCGAGCCTCTCCGGAGCCTGCCATTTGAGAGGCacctctgctgccctctgccTAAATGCTGCTGGATCCATTCTACGTCCTTCAAATGCCACCCCGAGCCCAGACACCCGAGCGGAGAGGCCCGGGCCAATTAAGATGTTCCTGGCAGCAACATCGCCGTGCACCAGCCTGTGCTCCGACATCAGGTAATcctgagggagggaggagccAATTACAGCCAAACAAATCAATCTGTGGCTGAAATTCTCATTCAAATTCAAGGGACGCCACACCTTTTCCCCCAAAGTACACAAGATGTTGTACACAGAAAGACATCTCTTGATTAACATAGCATCAAGAATGAAGtcatttacatttgtttgtgttttgggaaTTATTCCTCAAGGAAAAAAATGACTTACCAGACCAGCTGCAACCTGCTTTGCCACAAGATACACCGACCTCTCAGAGAAGTTCAAAAATGGATCCTCACTGTTTGAACCCCTCTAGAGGGAAGAACAATACCTTGTTAATGCACTACATTTAGCACCTTTACTCATCAAACACATGTTAGAATTCAagcaaaatgtataaaaaaaacattacatttctgaGTGACCAGAGGAAGTGAAGGAGGTTTCCTGGGCTGTATGCCTCTAAGACGAGACACACTGGCAGACATTTGGTCTGACAGTACAGCAACTGCACCACGTTTTCATGTTTACACACTGTGGCGTGGAAGAGGACCCACTCCAGCTCCTTCCCTTCAGGCTGGTTGGATTCGTCTGTGTGGTGTTAACAGAGGGTTAGAACAGACCTGTACAGTTGGTGGACTGGCTCGCTCTTAAAAACTTCAGTCCAGCTCTTAAAAGACTTCAATCTGGCTCTTAAAAGACTTTGTTCTGGCTCTTAAAAGACTTTGTTCTGGCTCTTAAAAGACTTCAGTCCATCTCTTAAAAGACTTCAGTCCGTCTCTCAAAAGACTTCAGTCCATCTCTTAAAAGACTTCAGTCCGGCTCTCAAAAGACTTCAGTCCGGCTCTCAAAAGATTTCAGTCCGGCTCTTAAAAGACTTCAGTCCGGCTCTTAAAAGACTTCAGTCCGTCTCTATAAGGCTTCAGTCGTCTCTTAAAAGACTTCAGTCCATCTCTTAAAAGACTTCAGTCCGTCTCTTAAAAGACATCATTCTGGCTCTCAAAAGACTTCAGTCCATCTCTTAAAAGACTTCAGTCCGTCTCTTAAAAGACTTCAGTCCGTCTCTTAAAAGACTTCAGTCTGGCTCTCAAAAGATTTCAGTCCGTCTCTTAAAAGACTTCAGTCGTCTCTTAAAAGACTTCAGTCCATCTCTTAAAAGACTTCAATCTGGCTCTCAAAAGACTTCAGTCCGTCTCTTAAAAGACTTCAGTCCGTCTCTTAAAAGACTTCAGTCCATCTCTTAAAAGACTTCAATCTGGCTCTTAAAAGACTTCAGTCCGTCTCTTAAAAGACTTCAGTCCGTCTCTTAAAAGACTTCAGTCTGGCTCTCAAAAGACTTCAGTCCGTCTCTTAAAAGACTTCAGTCCGTCTCTTAAAAGACTTCAGTCCATCTCTTAAAAGACTTCAATCTGGCTCTTAAAAGACTTCAGTCCGGCTCTTAAAAGACTTCAGTCCGGCTCTCAAAAGACTTCAGTCCGTCTCTTAAAAGACTTCAGTCGTCTCTTAAAAGACTTCAGTCCATCTCTTAAAAGACTTCAATCTGGCTCTCAAAAGACTTCAGTCCGTCTCTTAAAAGACTTCAGTCGTCTCTTAAAAGACTTCAGTCCATCTCTTAAAAGACTTCAATCTGGCTCTCAAAAGACTTCAGTCCGTCTCTTAAAAGACTTCAGTCCATCTCTTAAAAGACTTCAATCTGGCTCTTAAAAGACTTCAGTCCGTCTCTTAAAAGACTTCAGTCCGTCTCTTAAAAGACTTCAGTCCGGCTCTCAAAAGACTTCATTCTGGCTCTCAAAAGACTTCGTTCTGGCTCTTAAAAGACTTCAGTCTGGCTCTTA
This region of Labrus bergylta chromosome 12, fLabBer1.1, whole genome shotgun sequence genomic DNA includes:
- the si:ch73-206d17.1 gene encoding tyrosine-protein kinase STYK1 isoform X2, which produces MSAAPHGCSNNTYHSMCILVVVLIFCSLHKSKQRRQSNLVNFTNGQQSVSLTASSVSTPKVQAALSPWEIPEECVLEGLEFWQTGRLGPICKGLLKRSDGASCAVVVKSLQDESNQPEGKELEWVLFHATVCKHENVVQLLYCQTKCLPVCLVLEAYSPGNLLHFLWSLRNRGSNSEDPFLNFSERSVYLVAKQVAAGLDYLMSEHRLVHGDVAARNILIGPGLSARVSGLGVAFEGRRMDPAAFRQRAAEVPLKWQAPERLAMQLSIDRGDVWSFGILLYELLTLGSPPYPELDPLSVLPKLQGSYRMKRPVSCGGPLYDLMKYCWMWCFKDRPPFSAVIKLLDSSLHLAATKDICVFEVIDIPEYNRKAGLPNTTKTD
- the si:ch73-206d17.1 gene encoding tyrosine-protein kinase STYK1 isoform X1 gives rise to the protein MSAAPHGCSNNTYHSMCTEEASGPLAVIIIPCLLTLSTVLVVVLIFCSLHKSKQRRQSNLVNFTNGQQSVSLTASSVSTPKVQAALSPWEIPEECVLEGLEFWQTGRLGPICKGLLKRSDGASCAVVVKSLQDESNQPEGKELEWVLFHATVCKHENVVQLLYCQTKCLPVCLVLEAYSPGNLLHFLWSLRNRGSNSEDPFLNFSERSVYLVAKQVAAGLDYLMSEHRLVHGDVAARNILIGPGLSARVSGLGVAFEGRRMDPAAFRQRAAEVPLKWQAPERLAMQLSIDRGDVWSFGILLYELLTLGSPPYPELDPLSVLPKLQGSYRMKRPVSCGGPLYDLMKYCWMWCFKDRPPFSAVIKLLDSSLHLAATKDICVFEVIDIPEYNRKAGLPNTTKTD